The Amycolatopsis sp. DG1A-15b genome window below encodes:
- a CDS encoding DUF445 domain-containing protein, with protein MEQLTPAKVTPADPPGGAAGEEEKRRALRKMKLVALSFLLGATLVFLLTSWAQASGWPGWVGYVRAAAEAGMVGALADWFAVTALFRHPLGLKIPHTAIIPNKKDALGNSLGDFVGSNFLSEEVIRDKLKRVEIAKRLGGWLAEPENAERVTSELATAVRAAVKVLRDEDIQAIMEQAVARRIIDKPWGPPLGKILQGVFADGAHHKLVDLMCDRGYEWVRDNHTTMLRVVSDRAPSWSPKFVDEMLADKVYGEVLSFAWAVKTDVNHPMRLALDKFLGEFAQDLQSNPDVMARAEQVKGQIVHHEEVQRLIGSAWSTAKEMLLTAAEDPSSELRRRVRLGLTSLGQRLITDDQLRAKADGWVEGAAAYLVKNYSREITTIITDTVERWDAEETSRKIELQVGRDLQFIRINGTVVGALAGLVIYAVAELLF; from the coding sequence GTGGAGCAACTGACCCCCGCGAAGGTGACGCCCGCCGACCCACCGGGCGGCGCGGCCGGTGAAGAGGAAAAGCGGCGTGCGCTGCGCAAGATGAAGCTCGTCGCGCTGTCGTTCCTGCTCGGCGCGACGCTCGTGTTCCTGCTGACCAGCTGGGCGCAGGCGAGCGGCTGGCCGGGCTGGGTGGGGTACGTGCGCGCCGCGGCCGAGGCCGGCATGGTCGGCGCGCTGGCCGACTGGTTCGCCGTCACGGCGCTGTTCCGGCACCCGCTCGGGCTGAAGATCCCGCACACGGCGATCATCCCGAACAAGAAGGACGCGCTGGGCAACAGCCTCGGCGACTTCGTCGGCTCGAACTTCCTCTCCGAGGAGGTCATCCGCGACAAGCTCAAGCGCGTCGAGATCGCGAAGCGGCTCGGCGGCTGGCTCGCGGAGCCGGAAAACGCCGAGCGCGTGACGTCCGAGCTGGCCACGGCGGTCCGGGCCGCGGTGAAGGTGCTCCGCGACGAGGACATCCAGGCGATCATGGAGCAGGCCGTCGCGCGCCGGATCATCGACAAGCCGTGGGGCCCGCCGCTGGGCAAGATCCTGCAGGGCGTGTTCGCCGACGGCGCGCACCACAAGCTCGTGGACCTGATGTGCGACCGCGGCTACGAGTGGGTGCGCGACAACCACACGACGATGCTGCGCGTGGTGTCGGACCGGGCGCCGAGCTGGTCGCCGAAGTTCGTCGACGAGATGCTGGCGGACAAGGTCTACGGCGAGGTGCTGTCCTTCGCGTGGGCGGTCAAGACCGACGTCAACCACCCGATGCGGCTCGCGCTGGACAAGTTCCTCGGCGAGTTCGCCCAGGACCTGCAGAGCAACCCGGACGTGATGGCCCGCGCCGAGCAGGTCAAGGGCCAGATCGTGCACCACGAGGAGGTGCAGCGGCTGATCGGCTCGGCGTGGAGCACGGCGAAGGAGATGCTGCTGACCGCGGCCGAGGACCCGTCGAGCGAGCTGCGCCGCCGCGTCCGGCTCGGGCTGACCTCGCTCGGCCAGCGGCTGATCACCGACGACCAGCTGCGCGCGAAGGCCGACGGCTGGGTCGAGGGGGCCGCGGCGTACCTCGTGAAGAACTACTCACGGGAGATCACCACGATCATCACCGACACGGTCGAGCGATGGGACGCCGAGGAGACGTCCCGCAAGATCGAGCTCCAGGTGGGCCGCGACCTGCAATTCATCCGGATCAACGGCACGGTGGTGGGTGCGCTCGCCGGGCTCGTCATCTACGCCGTCGCGGAGCTGTTGTTCTGA
- a CDS encoding CGNR zinc finger domain-containing protein, with product MHTDASLVVEFLNTVNVEEGTDLLEDPGQWHEWAAAHALAANPAGEARAARDALRAAIGDPRLQGEPRVDVGTRISLTDDGPALVADDVVGAVFAACARLVVRGDWIRLKICPADTCLWAFYDESRNRSRTWCSMRVCGNREKARGWRARAAAG from the coding sequence GTGCACACCGACGCCTCCCTCGTGGTGGAGTTCCTCAACACGGTCAACGTCGAAGAGGGCACCGACCTGCTCGAAGATCCCGGGCAGTGGCACGAGTGGGCGGCCGCGCACGCACTGGCGGCCAATCCGGCCGGCGAGGCCCGCGCGGCGCGGGACGCCCTGCGCGCGGCGATCGGCGACCCGCGGCTGCAGGGAGAACCGCGTGTCGACGTCGGCACCCGGATCTCCCTCACCGACGACGGTCCGGCGCTCGTCGCGGACGACGTCGTGGGTGCGGTGTTCGCCGCCTGCGCGCGGCTGGTCGTGCGCGGTGACTGGATCCGGCTGAAGATCTGCCCCGCCGACACCTGCCTGTGGGCGTTCTACGACGAGTCGCGCAACCGCTCGCGGACGTGGTGCTCGATGCGCGTCTGCGGCAACCGCGAGAAGGCGCGCGGCTGGCGCGCCCGCGCCGCCGCGGGCTGA
- a CDS encoding VOC family protein yields MSAVPTLGVVALDCPDPVALAEFYRAVLEWEAPEVAADGHWVTLANPAGGAGIAFQRVPDYRPPAWPSAENPQQLHLDLNVTDLEAAHERVLGLGAKLLDDKPETFRVYADPVGHPFCLCAC; encoded by the coding sequence ATGAGTGCGGTACCGACCCTGGGTGTGGTGGCCCTCGACTGCCCCGACCCGGTGGCGCTGGCCGAGTTCTACCGCGCGGTGCTGGAGTGGGAGGCGCCCGAAGTGGCCGCGGACGGGCACTGGGTGACGCTGGCCAATCCCGCCGGTGGTGCGGGCATCGCGTTCCAGCGGGTGCCCGACTACCGGCCGCCGGCGTGGCCGTCCGCGGAGAACCCGCAGCAGCTGCACCTGGACCTGAACGTCACGGACCTGGAGGCGGCGCACGAGCGCGTGCTCGGGTTGGGCGCGAAGCTGCTCGACGACAAGCCGGAGACGTTCCGCGTCTACGCCGACCCGGTCGGGCACCCGTTCTGCCTCTGCGCCTGCTGA
- a CDS encoding zf-TFIIB domain-containing protein codes for MRRLGGVICPKCQNQMRTVDKNGIHIDQCDGCRGIFLDRGELEAIVGAESSFYGRQQPPPYQGGHGRPDSPRPYRGGHPDSPKAYRGGYPDSPRPHRGGYPDSPRPHRGYPDSPRPYGQGHRKRSFLENLFD; via the coding sequence TTGCGTAGGCTCGGCGGTGTGATTTGTCCGAAGTGTCAGAACCAGATGCGGACCGTCGACAAGAACGGCATCCACATCGACCAGTGCGACGGCTGCCGCGGGATCTTCCTCGACCGCGGTGAGCTCGAGGCCATCGTCGGTGCGGAGAGCTCGTTCTACGGCCGGCAGCAGCCGCCGCCGTACCAGGGCGGCCACGGCCGTCCCGACTCGCCGCGGCCCTACCGCGGCGGCCACCCGGACTCGCCGAAGGCGTACCGCGGTGGCTACCCCGATTCGCCGCGGCCGCACCGCGGTGGCTACCCGGACTCGCCGCGGCCGCACCGGGGGTACCCGGATTCGCCGCGTCCCTACGGGCAGGGGCACCGCAAGCGCAGCTTCCTCGAGAACCTGTTCGACTGA
- a CDS encoding nucleoside kinase produces the protein MGLDLRICAACGELAEHPVVEGSVITCPKCGHERPFRKLPLFALTGPSGAGKSTMGPLLAERFAGDVVLLEQDILWIDALRGDVTSFRSVWLRMAAMVQQNGRPVVLCGTVAPPEFEQLPERAFFSDIHYLALVGSPDSLRVRLRARPAWREWDEPRIEEMLEFNDWLRKSGPGLGVDLFDTTDASREATADHVERWIRARLP, from the coding sequence ATGGGTCTGGACCTGCGGATCTGTGCGGCGTGTGGCGAGCTGGCCGAACACCCGGTCGTCGAGGGCTCCGTCATCACGTGCCCGAAGTGCGGGCACGAGCGGCCGTTCCGGAAGCTGCCCCTGTTCGCGCTGACCGGCCCGAGCGGCGCCGGGAAGTCGACGATGGGGCCGCTGCTGGCCGAGCGGTTCGCCGGTGACGTCGTGCTGCTGGAGCAGGACATCCTCTGGATCGATGCCCTGCGCGGCGACGTCACGTCGTTCCGCTCGGTCTGGCTGCGGATGGCGGCGATGGTGCAGCAGAACGGCCGCCCGGTCGTGCTGTGCGGGACGGTGGCGCCGCCGGAGTTCGAGCAGCTGCCGGAGCGTGCCTTCTTCAGCGACATCCACTACCTGGCGCTGGTCGGGTCGCCGGACTCGCTGCGGGTCAGGCTGCGGGCGCGTCCGGCCTGGCGTGAGTGGGACGAGCCGCGGATCGAAGAGATGCTGGAGTTCAACGACTGGCTGCGGAAGTCGGGCCCGGGCCTCGGCGTCGACCTCTTCGACACCACGGACGCGTCCCGCGAGGCGACGGCCGATCACGTGGAGAGGTGGATCCGGGCGCGGTTGCCTTAG
- a CDS encoding methyltransferase domain-containing protein, which produces MTRSARLRRRLVEHLLDEDVLHAPEWIAAFRAVPRHVFLPRFFVPAGGLWAAVDRGDPGWLETVYSRDVLVTQLDDDPDRWELARRTGPVAGTPTSSSSMPSIMAIMLEELRVRDGQCVLEIGTGTGYNAALLSHRCGAGRVSTVDIDPVIVAAARERLAAAGHHPACAVGDGALGFPAGMVFDRVLCTASVSSIPPAWLAQTAPGGLIVTTLNRPIGAGLVRLVAGEDGTAQGRVLARDGRFMPLRAHRLPETGPLPMPSRGDWEQTRLPMSTVLQPRKQFEFFAGLALPGVRPVREGGDETPGVALVHPDGSWVRHRKRGGADEVAQGGPRALWELAEAAFVEWCELGKPDRDRFGVTVTGDRQEFWLDSPDGRTWPLDRIDRPPAPEADLGPAD; this is translated from the coding sequence ATGACGCGCTCGGCCCGGCTGCGGCGACGCCTCGTCGAGCACCTCCTCGACGAGGACGTCCTGCACGCGCCGGAATGGATCGCCGCCTTCCGCGCAGTCCCCCGCCACGTCTTCCTGCCGCGGTTCTTCGTGCCGGCGGGCGGGCTGTGGGCGGCGGTCGACCGCGGCGACCCGGGCTGGCTGGAGACGGTCTACTCCCGCGACGTGCTGGTGACGCAGCTCGACGACGACCCGGACCGCTGGGAGCTCGCCCGGCGCACCGGACCGGTGGCGGGTACGCCGACGAGCTCGTCGAGCATGCCCTCGATCATGGCGATCATGCTCGAGGAGCTGCGGGTGCGCGACGGCCAGTGCGTCCTCGAGATCGGCACCGGCACCGGGTACAACGCCGCGCTGCTGAGCCACCGCTGCGGCGCCGGCCGGGTGTCCACAGTGGACATCGATCCGGTGATCGTCGCGGCGGCGCGCGAGCGGCTGGCCGCCGCGGGCCACCACCCGGCGTGCGCGGTGGGCGACGGCGCGCTCGGCTTCCCGGCCGGGATGGTCTTCGACCGGGTGCTGTGCACCGCTTCGGTGTCGTCGATCCCGCCGGCCTGGCTGGCGCAGACCGCGCCGGGCGGGCTGATCGTCACGACGCTGAACCGCCCGATCGGCGCCGGGCTGGTCCGGCTGGTCGCCGGCGAAGACGGCACCGCGCAGGGCCGCGTCCTCGCGCGCGACGGCCGCTTCATGCCGCTGCGCGCGCACCGGCTACCGGAGACCGGCCCGCTGCCGATGCCGTCGCGCGGCGACTGGGAGCAGACGCGGCTGCCGATGTCGACGGTGCTCCAGCCCCGCAAGCAGTTCGAGTTCTTCGCGGGACTGGCGCTGCCCGGCGTCCGGCCGGTGCGCGAAGGCGGCGACGAAACGCCGGGCGTCGCGCTGGTGCACCCGGACGGCTCGTGGGTCCGCCACCGCAAGCGCGGCGGCGCCGACGAGGTCGCCCAGGGCGGCCCGCGGGCGCTGTGGGAGCTCGCCGAGGCGGCCTTCGTCGAGTGGTGCGAGCTGGGCAAGCCGGACCGCGACCGGTTCGGGGTGACGGTGACCGGCGACCGGCAGGAGTTCTGGCTGGACTCCCCGGACGGCCGCACCTGGCCGCTGGACCGAATCGACCGGCCACCCGCACCGGAGGCTGACCTCGGTCCGGCGGACTAA
- a CDS encoding helix-turn-helix transcriptional regulator: MEKVADIASDIGEYIRQQRNTAKISLRQLSKLAGVSNPYLSQIERGVRKPSAEILQQIAKGLRISAEALYVQAGILDLPTGGPVGDAIRADAELTERQKQVLLDVYESFRRENAAARPAAEPTPAPDTTPAANTKESA; encoded by the coding sequence ATGGAGAAGGTCGCGGACATCGCTTCCGACATCGGCGAGTACATCCGCCAGCAGCGCAACACCGCGAAGATTTCGTTGCGCCAGCTGTCGAAGCTCGCCGGCGTGTCCAACCCGTACCTGAGCCAGATCGAGCGCGGGGTGCGCAAGCCCAGCGCGGAGATCCTGCAGCAGATCGCCAAGGGCCTGCGCATTTCGGCGGAAGCGCTGTACGTGCAGGCCGGGATCCTCGACCTGCCGACGGGCGGCCCGGTGGGCGACGCGATCCGCGCCGACGCCGAGCTGACCGAACGGCAGAAGCAGGTCCTGCTCGACGTGTACGAGTCCTTCCGCCGGGAGAACGCCGCGGCACGGCCGGCCGCCGAGCCCACTCCCGCACCAGACACCACACCAGCCGCGAACACCAAGGAGTCAGCATGA
- a CDS encoding DUF2516 family protein, which yields MLVAIWILNVIHWGSALVGLFAFVHALLQRADAYSAADRKTKPIWMLITGGATLAMVLFPVMGPGMIFYVPAMAAALVYIVDVRPKLIEVQRGGSSW from the coding sequence GTGCTAGTCGCCATCTGGATCCTCAATGTCATCCACTGGGGCAGCGCGCTGGTCGGGCTCTTCGCCTTCGTGCACGCGCTGCTCCAGCGCGCCGACGCGTACTCCGCGGCCGACCGCAAGACCAAGCCCATCTGGATGCTGATCACCGGTGGCGCGACGCTCGCCATGGTGCTGTTTCCGGTGATGGGACCCGGGATGATCTTCTACGTGCCCGCGATGGCGGCGGCCCTGGTCTACATCGTGGACGTCCGCCCGAAGCTGATCGAAGTCCAGCGCGGCGGCTCCAGCTGGTGA
- a CDS encoding YbaK/EbsC family protein has protein sequence MTWTIAGSLTVVPAPTRTDLLAEPVAKALAALADPDAVGVAEIDPTLADTAAFCEAYGSPLEASANCVVVAGKRAGEVRFAAALVLATTRADVNGVIKRRLDVRKASFAPMDEAVSLTGMEYGGITPVGLPAEWPILLDRRVADAPELVIGSGIRGSKLLISGAALAALPGAEVIEDLAR, from the coding sequence GTGACCTGGACGATCGCCGGGAGCCTCACCGTCGTTCCCGCCCCCACGCGTACTGACCTGCTCGCCGAGCCCGTGGCCAAGGCCCTGGCCGCGCTCGCCGACCCGGACGCCGTCGGCGTCGCGGAGATCGACCCCACGCTGGCCGACACCGCCGCCTTCTGCGAGGCCTACGGCTCGCCGCTCGAGGCGTCCGCGAACTGCGTCGTCGTCGCCGGCAAGCGCGCGGGCGAAGTCCGCTTCGCGGCCGCGCTCGTGCTCGCGACCACCCGCGCCGACGTCAACGGCGTGATCAAGCGCCGCCTCGACGTCCGCAAGGCGTCGTTCGCGCCGATGGACGAAGCCGTCTCGCTGACCGGGATGGAGTACGGCGGCATCACGCCGGTGGGGCTGCCCGCCGAATGGCCGATCCTGCTCGACCGCCGCGTCGCCGACGCACCCGAGCTCGTCATCGGCAGCGGGATCCGCGGCAGCAAGCTGCTGATCTCCGGCGCCGCACTGGCCGCCCTGCCCGGCGCCGAGGTCATCGAGGACCTCGCCCGGTGA
- a CDS encoding ornithine cyclodeaminase family protein: protein MTSVWLRYLTGADIDALGVADADIVAAVEDVLADHGRGQVVFEPRTHLVPDNGGKGHFNILRGHLSAKQVSGVKVVGDFVGNFERGLPSEMALILLLDPDTGMPRAIVDGTMITEARTGAMTAVGAKYLARPDSRVLGHIGARGTAWWNVVLLDSLFDFAEIRVTSKRPESREDFGRRLSERLGKDVRVCATAEETLDGADIQVEASRLVEPEALVRREFLRPGTFLVPYGTISALELTLLDDIDKVVVDDWRESRSGNPRFGALRPQLNAGLLTADNVHAEIGDIVAGSKPGREHDAERILFWHRGLSTTDVAVANMILARAEASGVGTMLPYR from the coding sequence GTGACATCCGTCTGGCTCCGGTACCTGACCGGTGCCGACATCGACGCACTCGGCGTCGCGGACGCCGACATCGTCGCCGCGGTCGAGGACGTGCTCGCCGACCACGGCCGCGGTCAGGTCGTCTTCGAGCCGCGTACGCACCTCGTGCCGGACAACGGCGGCAAGGGCCACTTCAACATCCTCCGCGGCCACCTGTCCGCGAAGCAGGTCAGCGGTGTGAAGGTCGTCGGTGACTTCGTGGGGAATTTCGAACGGGGCCTCCCTTCGGAAATGGCGTTGATCCTGTTGCTCGACCCGGACACCGGCATGCCGCGGGCGATCGTCGACGGCACGATGATCACCGAGGCCCGCACCGGCGCGATGACCGCCGTCGGCGCGAAGTACCTGGCCCGCCCGGATTCACGGGTGCTCGGGCACATCGGTGCCCGTGGTACCGCCTGGTGGAACGTCGTGCTGCTGGACTCCTTGTTCGACTTCGCCGAGATTCGCGTGACCAGCAAGCGCCCGGAGTCGCGCGAGGACTTCGGCCGCCGGCTGTCGGAGCGGCTCGGCAAGGACGTCCGCGTCTGCGCCACGGCCGAGGAGACTCTGGACGGCGCGGACATCCAGGTCGAGGCCTCCCGGCTCGTCGAGCCCGAGGCGCTGGTGCGCCGCGAGTTCCTCCGGCCGGGCACCTTCCTGGTGCCCTACGGCACGATCAGCGCGCTCGAGCTCACGCTGCTCGACGACATCGACAAGGTCGTCGTCGACGACTGGCGCGAATCGCGGTCCGGCAACCCGCGGTTCGGCGCCCTGCGCCCGCAGCTCAACGCCGGCCTCCTCACCGCGGACAACGTCCACGCCGAGATCGGCGACATCGTGGCGGGCAGCAAACCCGGCCGCGAGCACGACGCCGAACGGATCCTGTTCTGGCACCGCGGACTGTCCACAACGGACGTTGCGGTGGCGAACATGATCCTCGCCCGTGCCGAGGCTTCCGGCGTCGGCACCATGCTGCCCTACCGATGA
- a CDS encoding aromatic amino acid lyase, with the protein MIVSDSEFADSERLILDKPLVEALKRRREEVLTALAEPGNPVYGVTTGMGRLAGVVLDPRQQAEHQRNLLIGRAVGGPPWLPPEDVRALLVVRLRDFLRPWSGVSPELVQFLVDRLNDGFTPAVPRFGLGSSGEIIALSHAFQTFLGIGTVLEDGVEVPAASALAARGATPYVLGPKEGASLLQGSPLAVMHAARGWTETQQLIDLQTLTAAMAIDVLGAPRAVFSPAMAGGDDHLRALLHELTELAGLGPVRPGVVQAPLSGRVAPRALAHASRVNGDLHETRRRWATMPGDSPSFVDGSFVPGTGYHAVDLGLRMDAVTAALVHLGEISVQRTHRLLDERFSGLPPQLTADPGPRAGLVPLHKRAAGELHALRRLATPATLGSIDTSAGQEDVQAFASAAGEQLRAAASHLFAITACELITASQARYLAGGEGAPGLRAGYRWVRSVVPPLDEDRSLGPEVERLVAVCRAAFFDDLATLT; encoded by the coding sequence ATGATCGTCTCCGACAGCGAGTTCGCTGACAGTGAACGGTTGATTCTGGACAAACCGCTGGTAGAAGCGCTGAAGCGACGTCGGGAAGAGGTCTTGACGGCCCTTGCGGAGCCGGGAAACCCGGTCTACGGGGTCACCACCGGGATGGGCCGCCTCGCAGGTGTCGTCCTGGATCCGCGGCAGCAGGCCGAGCACCAGCGCAACCTGCTGATCGGCCGGGCCGTCGGCGGGCCGCCGTGGCTGCCACCCGAAGACGTCCGGGCGCTGCTCGTCGTTCGCCTGCGCGACTTCCTGCGGCCGTGGTCGGGGGTGAGCCCCGAGCTGGTGCAGTTCCTGGTGGACCGCTTGAACGACGGCTTCACGCCCGCGGTGCCGCGCTTCGGGCTCGGCAGTTCGGGCGAGATCATCGCGCTCTCCCACGCGTTTCAGACGTTCCTCGGCATCGGCACGGTTTTGGAGGACGGCGTCGAGGTGCCGGCCGCCTCGGCGCTCGCTGCGCGTGGTGCCACGCCTTACGTCCTTGGGCCGAAAGAAGGTGCTTCGCTGCTTCAGGGTTCTCCGCTGGCGGTGATGCACGCGGCGCGTGGCTGGACCGAAACCCAGCAGCTCATCGACCTGCAGACGCTCACCGCGGCGATGGCGATCGACGTGCTCGGCGCGCCGCGTGCGGTGTTTTCGCCGGCCATGGCGGGCGGCGACGACCACCTGCGTGCGTTGCTGCACGAGCTGACCGAACTGGCGGGCCTCGGCCCGGTGCGGCCGGGTGTGGTGCAGGCCCCGCTTTCGGGGCGGGTCGCGCCGCGGGCGCTGGCGCACGCTTCCCGCGTCAACGGCGACTTGCACGAGACCCGGCGACGCTGGGCGACGATGCCGGGTGATTCGCCGTCCTTCGTCGACGGTTCTTTCGTTCCGGGCACCGGGTATCACGCGGTGGACCTGGGGTTGCGGATGGACGCGGTGACGGCTGCGCTGGTGCACCTCGGCGAGATTTCGGTGCAGCGGACGCACCGGTTGCTGGACGAGCGGTTCAGCGGGTTGCCGCCGCAGCTCACGGCCGATCCGGGACCGAGGGCGGGCTTGGTCCCGCTGCACAAGCGGGCGGCAGGCGAACTGCACGCGCTGCGCCGGCTCGCGACACCGGCGACGCTCGGTTCGATCGACACGTCAGCGGGCCAGGAGGACGTGCAAGCGTTTGCGTCGGCGGCCGGCGAGCAACTGCGCGCGGCGGCTTCGCACCTTTTCGCGATCACGGCGTGTGAGCTGATCACGGCTTCCCAGGCCCGGTACCTGGCCGGCGGGGAGGGCGCGCCGGGACTTCGCGCGGGCTACCGGTGGGTGCGGTCGGTGGTGCCGCCGCTGGACGAAGACCGCTCTCTCGGACCCGAGGTCGAGCGCCTGGTCGCGGTTTGCCGGGCCGCCTTCTTCGACGATCTGGCGACGCTGACCTGA
- a CDS encoding GNAT family N-acetyltransferase — MPAVTRRGYAGPADLRAMQSLAQRIWSKASSLHVGDLAWQRFQHAGREAEWPTVLWEAGGEVVAWGWISLPGELALLVDPARPELVPEVLSWFEDTASAGELAVTVLDAEKHVVAALERCGYALQESSVHQSYMSRLLVDLPEPVVPAGFTLRPVGPDDLARRVAVHRAVWHPSRVTEPGYRTIMAAWPYRTALDWVVEAPDGRFAAQCLIWLDERNAVGELEPVGTLPEFRREGLARAVCLAALHAAHHAGAREAVVYPVINHPKSAGALPLYRDLGFRPYARTLTFTRTRRRIPPFPGSASPEGAQRRR, encoded by the coding sequence ATGCCCGCCGTCACACGCCGCGGCTACGCCGGTCCGGCCGACCTGCGGGCCATGCAGAGCCTGGCCCAGCGGATCTGGTCGAAGGCGAGTTCGCTGCACGTCGGGGATCTCGCGTGGCAGCGGTTCCAGCACGCCGGCCGGGAAGCCGAGTGGCCGACCGTGCTGTGGGAAGCGGGCGGCGAAGTCGTCGCGTGGGGCTGGATTTCGCTACCCGGTGAACTCGCGCTGCTCGTGGATCCGGCGCGCCCCGAACTCGTGCCCGAGGTGCTCAGCTGGTTCGAGGACACCGCTTCCGCGGGTGAGCTCGCTGTCACCGTGCTCGACGCCGAGAAGCATGTCGTCGCCGCTCTGGAGCGTTGCGGTTACGCGCTTCAGGAGAGTTCCGTTCACCAGTCGTATATGTCTCGCCTCCTCGTTGACTTGCCCGAGCCGGTCGTGCCCGCCGGATTCACGCTCCGGCCGGTCGGCCCGGACGATCTGGCTCGCCGTGTGGCGGTGCACCGCGCGGTCTGGCACCCGTCGAGGGTGACCGAACCGGGCTACCGGACCATCATGGCCGCCTGGCCGTACCGGACCGCACTGGACTGGGTCGTCGAAGCACCCGACGGCCGGTTCGCCGCCCAGTGCCTGATCTGGCTCGACGAACGCAATGCCGTCGGCGAGCTGGAGCCCGTCGGAACCTTGCCGGAGTTCCGTCGCGAAGGGCTCGCCCGCGCGGTGTGCCTCGCCGCGCTGCACGCGGCCCACCACGCCGGCGCTCGCGAAGCCGTCGTGTACCCGGTGATCAACCATCCGAAATCCGCAGGTGCCCTCCCTCTGTATCGCGATCTGGGCTTCCGCCCGTATGCCCGCACCCTCACCTTCACGCGGACCCGCCGTCGTATCCCTCCTTTCCCGGGGTCCGCGTCCCCGGAGGGCGCACAACGACGAAGGTAG
- a CDS encoding cadmium resistance transporter: MDVGLLGRAAAMFAVTNVDDLVLLAVFFGHAAGRRGELKVVAGQFSGFAAILAVSVAGALGTGLLPDGAVRWLGVLPVLLGIRAAWQAWRPDDDEPPPAAGVLGIATVCFANGGDNVGVYVPAFAATGPAGLVGYVAVFLAGVAVWCAAGRFLATRPGVARLLARWGHVVLPAVLIALGVLILVGAF; this comes from the coding sequence TTGGACGTCGGACTGCTCGGGCGCGCGGCCGCGATGTTCGCGGTGACGAACGTCGACGACCTGGTGCTGCTGGCGGTGTTCTTCGGCCACGCGGCCGGACGACGCGGCGAGCTCAAGGTCGTGGCGGGGCAGTTCTCGGGCTTCGCGGCGATCTTGGCGGTGTCGGTCGCGGGAGCACTCGGTACCGGCCTGCTGCCGGACGGCGCGGTCCGCTGGCTGGGCGTGCTGCCGGTGCTGCTGGGAATACGCGCGGCGTGGCAGGCGTGGCGTCCGGACGACGACGAGCCACCACCGGCGGCCGGCGTGCTCGGAATCGCGACGGTGTGCTTCGCCAACGGCGGCGACAACGTCGGGGTGTACGTCCCGGCGTTCGCCGCGACGGGGCCCGCGGGCTTGGTGGGCTACGTGGCGGTGTTCCTGGCGGGCGTGGCGGTGTGGTGCGCCGCGGGCCGGTTCCTGGCGACCCGCCCGGGCGTCGCCCGGCTACTCGCCCGGTGGGGCCACGTGGTGCTGCCGGCCGTGCTGATCGCGCTCGGCGTGCTGATCCTGGTCGGCGCGTTCTAG
- a CDS encoding M15 family metallopeptidase has product MNLRTRVLAVITFTFAAVLAVAAPAPAATAQTVEVAAPAGSGLAPYIAVIRPVTAERLGNSWHEGCPVGPDQLRLINLSHLGFDGAVHRGELIVNADRAFEVARTFADLYFGRFPIERMETVEKYNSDDDASMAANNTSAFNCRAITGGTAWSNHSYGRAIDINTVQNPYISGSGAVYPPNGAPYVDRTQNVPGMIHAGDVTERAFTTRGWTWGGSWDTPIDYQHFEKP; this is encoded by the coding sequence ATGAATCTGAGAACCAGAGTTCTGGCCGTCATCACGTTCACGTTCGCCGCGGTCCTGGCCGTGGCCGCGCCGGCGCCGGCTGCCACGGCTCAGACCGTGGAAGTTGCTGCTCCGGCCGGGAGTGGACTCGCGCCCTACATTGCCGTCATCAGGCCCGTCACCGCCGAGCGGCTGGGGAACAGCTGGCACGAGGGGTGCCCGGTCGGTCCTGACCAGCTGCGGCTGATCAACTTGAGCCACCTCGGCTTCGACGGTGCCGTGCACCGGGGCGAACTGATCGTCAACGCCGACCGGGCCTTCGAGGTCGCCCGCACCTTCGCCGACCTGTACTTCGGGCGGTTCCCCATCGAGCGGATGGAGACCGTGGAGAAGTACAACTCCGACGACGACGCGTCCATGGCGGCGAACAACACTTCGGCGTTCAACTGCCGGGCCATCACCGGCGGCACCGCGTGGTCGAACCACTCCTACGGCCGTGCGATCGACATCAACACCGTGCAGAACCCCTACATCTCCGGCAGCGGCGCGGTCTACCCGCCCAACGGGGCGCCTTACGTCGACCGCACGCAGAACGTGCCCGGCATGATCCACGCCGGTGACGTCACCGAGCGGGCCTTCACCACCCGCGGCTGGACCTGGGGCGGCTCCTGGGACACCCCGATCGACTACCAGCACTTCGAGAAGCCCTGA